The following are from one region of the Thermococcus cleftensis genome:
- a CDS encoding 30S ribosomal protein S19e, translated as MATVYDVPGDLLVERVAQKLKEIEAIKPPEWAPFVKTGRHKERLPEQEDWWYYRVASILRKVYIDGPVGIERLRTWYGGRKNRGHAPEHFYKAGGSIIRKALQQLEAAGFVQKVPGEGRVVTPQGQSFLDKIATELKKELEEQIPELKKY; from the coding sequence GTGGCGACCGTTTACGACGTTCCCGGTGATTTGCTCGTTGAGAGGGTTGCTCAGAAGCTCAAGGAGATAGAGGCGATAAAGCCGCCCGAGTGGGCCCCGTTCGTCAAGACCGGGAGGCACAAGGAGAGGCTTCCCGAGCAGGAGGACTGGTGGTACTACCGCGTTGCCAGCATACTCAGGAAGGTCTACATCGATGGGCCGGTCGGCATCGAGAGGCTCAGGACCTGGTACGGCGGCAGGAAGAACCGCGGCCACGCCCCGGAGCACTTCTACAAGGCCGGTGGGAGCATCATTAGGAAGGCTCTCCAGCAGCTCGAAGCGGCTGGCTTCGTCCAGAAGGTTCCGGGCGAGGGAAGGGTCGTTACCCCGCAGGGACAGAGCTTCCTTGACAAGATAGCCACCGAGCTCAAGAAGGAGCTCGAGGAGCAGATACCCGAGCTCAAGAAGTACTGA
- a CDS encoding DNA-binding protein has protein sequence MAEDIEEIRKRKLMELQRKYLEQQKAQEEALRQEMELEAQLDAIMRRILTPDARERLGRVKLVKPELARQVELVLVQLYQAGQIREPIDDAKLKRILAQIDERTRRDYKIKW, from the coding sequence ATGGCCGAGGACATAGAGGAGATCAGGAAGCGCAAGCTCATGGAGCTCCAGAGGAAGTACCTCGAACAGCAGAAGGCCCAGGAGGAGGCTCTGAGGCAGGAGATGGAGCTCGAGGCCCAGCTCGATGCCATAATGAGGAGGATTCTCACGCCCGATGCCAGGGAGAGGCTTGGCAGGGTTAAACTCGTCAAGCCAGAGCTCGCGAGACAGGTTGAGCTAGTTCTGGTTCAGCTATACCAGGCGGGCCAGATAAGGGAGCCCATCGACGACGCCAAGCTCAAAAGGATTCTGGCCCAGATAGACGAGAGGACGCGCAGGGACTACAAGATTAAGTGGTAA
- a CDS encoding transcription initiation factor IIB, producing the protein MSNRRVCPVCGSTEFIYDPGRGEIICKVCGYVIEENVVDMGPEWRAFDASQREKRARVGAPESILLHDKGLSTDIGIDRNLSGLMREKMYRLRKWQSRLRVSDAAERNLAFALSELDRIASQLKLPRHVEEEAARLYREAVRKGLIRGRSIESVIAACVYASCRLLKVPRTLDEIADISRVDKKEIGRSFRFIARNLNLTPKKLFVKPTDYVNKFADELGLSERVRRRAIAILEEAYEKGLTSGKSPAGLVAAALYIAGLLEDEKRTQREVAEVARVTEVTVRNRYKELVDKLNLKIPV; encoded by the coding sequence GTGAGCAATCGTAGGGTTTGCCCGGTCTGCGGCTCGACGGAGTTCATCTACGATCCGGGTAGGGGCGAGATAATCTGTAAGGTCTGCGGGTACGTTATAGAGGAGAACGTCGTTGATATGGGGCCGGAGTGGCGCGCATTTGACGCGAGCCAGAGGGAAAAGAGGGCCCGTGTTGGCGCCCCCGAGAGCATTCTTCTTCACGATAAGGGCCTTTCAACCGACATTGGAATCGACAGGAATCTCTCCGGGCTGATGCGTGAGAAGATGTACAGGCTCAGGAAGTGGCAGAGCAGGCTCAGGGTGAGCGATGCCGCCGAGCGTAACCTCGCCTTTGCCCTCAGCGAGCTGGATAGAATAGCGAGCCAGCTCAAGCTCCCGAGGCATGTGGAGGAGGAAGCGGCAAGGCTCTACCGTGAAGCCGTCAGGAAAGGCCTGATAAGGGGCCGCTCGATTGAGAGCGTTATAGCGGCCTGCGTCTACGCCTCCTGCAGGCTCTTGAAGGTTCCCAGGACGCTCGACGAGATAGCCGACATCTCCCGCGTTGACAAGAAGGAGATAGGCAGGAGCTTCCGCTTTATCGCGAGGAACCTCAACCTCACGCCGAAGAAGCTCTTCGTCAAGCCGACCGACTACGTGAACAAGTTCGCGGACGAGCTGGGCCTGAGTGAGAGGGTGAGGAGAAGGGCCATCGCGATACTCGAGGAGGCCTACGAGAAGGGCCTCACCAGCGGAAAGAGTCCTGCAGGTTTGGTTGCCGCGGCGCTCTACATAGCCGGTCTCCTGGAGGACGAGAAGAGGACCCAGCGCGAGGTGGCCGAGGTGGCGCGCGTCACCGAGGTCACCGTCAGGAACAGATACAAGGAGCTAGTGGACAAGCTCAACCTGAAGATACCGGTTTGA
- the fen gene encoding flap endonuclease-1, giving the protein MGVQIGELVPRKEIELEGLYGRKVAIDAFNAMYQFLSTIRQRDGTPLMDSRGRITSHLSGFFYRTINLMEAGIKPAYVFDGKPPEFKRKEIEKRREAREKAEERWHEALERGDLEEAKKYAMRATRVNEGLINDAKKLLELMGIPVIQAPSEGEAQAAYMAAKKKVYASASQDYDSLLFGAPRLVRNLTITGRRKLPGKNAYVEVKPELVVLEEVLKELGVDREKLIEMAILVGTDYNPGGIKGIGPKKALTIVKRTKDPLRKYQKDSDVDLYAIKEFFLNPPVTDEYELKWREPDEEGIIRFLCDEHDFSEERVKNGIERLKKAVKAGKQATLESWFGKR; this is encoded by the coding sequence ATGGGGGTTCAGATTGGCGAGCTGGTTCCGAGGAAGGAGATAGAGCTAGAAGGACTGTACGGGAGGAAAGTGGCGATAGATGCCTTCAACGCGATGTACCAGTTCCTCTCAACGATAAGGCAGCGCGACGGGACGCCGCTCATGGACTCCAGAGGGAGGATAACCTCCCACCTGAGCGGCTTTTTCTACCGGACCATCAATCTCATGGAGGCTGGTATAAAACCGGCTTACGTTTTCGACGGAAAGCCACCAGAATTCAAGCGAAAGGAGATTGAAAAGCGCCGTGAAGCGAGGGAAAAGGCCGAGGAGAGGTGGCACGAGGCCCTCGAAAGGGGCGACCTTGAGGAGGCCAAGAAGTACGCGATGCGCGCCACCAGGGTGAACGAGGGGCTCATAAACGACGCCAAGAAACTGCTCGAGCTGATGGGGATTCCGGTGATCCAGGCACCGAGCGAGGGAGAGGCCCAGGCAGCTTACATGGCCGCCAAAAAGAAGGTTTACGCCTCGGCCAGCCAGGACTACGATTCGCTCCTCTTCGGCGCGCCGAGGCTGGTTAGAAACCTAACCATAACCGGTAGGAGGAAGCTCCCTGGAAAGAACGCCTACGTCGAAGTTAAGCCCGAGCTCGTGGTTCTGGAGGAAGTTCTCAAGGAGCTCGGGGTAGACAGGGAAAAGCTTATCGAGATGGCCATACTCGTTGGAACCGACTACAACCCCGGCGGAATTAAGGGTATCGGTCCGAAGAAGGCTTTGACCATAGTCAAAAGAACCAAGGACCCGCTCAGGAAGTACCAGAAGGACAGCGACGTTGATTTGTACGCCATAAAGGAGTTCTTCCTCAACCCCCCGGTCACCGATGAATACGAGCTTAAGTGGCGCGAGCCGGACGAGGAGGGTATCATCAGGTTCCTCTGCGACGAGCACGACTTCAGTGAAGAGCGCGTTAAGAACGGCATTGAAAGGCTGAAGAAGGCGGTGAAGGCAGGAAAGCAGGCAACGCTGGAAAGCTGGTTCGGGAAGCGCTGA
- a CDS encoding phosphate-starvation-inducible PsiE family protein produces MKALEGRTEKRALHVLSILFDFVVIALGTLTMVYVIRMIIDLAISSFRHFVPEDALQGIVLILIFLEVFEIIVMYIAYHHVPMKSVVEIGVLALVKELLVNIDLAELGWQMLFGIAALIAAMGWVYTRERQREDAHTEFMIEHGIEENT; encoded by the coding sequence GTGAAAGCGCTTGAAGGCCGAACTGAGAAGAGGGCCCTGCACGTCCTCAGCATTCTCTTCGACTTCGTGGTCATAGCGCTGGGAACGCTCACTATGGTGTACGTCATTCGAATGATCATCGACCTCGCGATAAGTTCCTTCAGGCACTTCGTTCCAGAGGACGCGCTCCAGGGGATCGTGCTGATTCTGATATTCCTGGAGGTTTTCGAGATAATCGTGATGTACATCGCTTACCACCACGTGCCCATGAAGAGCGTCGTCGAGATAGGCGTCCTAGCGCTGGTGAAGGAACTTCTCGTGAACATTGACCTGGCGGAGCTCGGCTGGCAGATGCTCTTCGGGATTGCCGCGCTTATAGCGGCTATGGGCTGGGTCTACACCAGAGAGCGGCAGAGGGAGGACGCCCACACGGAGTTCATGATAGAACACGGGATCGAGGAGAACACGTGA
- the acs gene encoding acetate--CoA ligase alpha subunit, protein MDRNLEALFRPKSIAVIGASEKPGKIGYAVMKNLVEYGYEGKIYPVNIKGVEIEINGKKFKSYRSILDVPDEVDMAVIVVPAKFVPQVVEEAGKKGVKVLPIISSGFGELGEEGKKVERQIVETAHKYGMRILGPNIFGVVYTPAKMNATFGPTDVMPGNLALISQSGALGIALMGWTILEKVGLSAVVSVGNKSDIDDADLLEFFKEDENTKAILIYMEGVKDGRRFMEVAREVSKEKPIIIIKAGRSERGAKAAASHTGSLAGADKIYEAAFKQSGVLRALTIGEAFDWARTLSNLPEPEGENVVILTNGGGIGVMATDAAEEEGLHLYDNLEDLKVFANHMPPFGSYKNPVDLTGMAGAESYEGAVRDALANPNMHSIAVLYCQTAVLDPRDLAKIVIREYNESGRKKPLVVAIVGGIEAKEAIDMLNEEGIPAYPEPERAIKSLAALYRWSRWKAKQRRE, encoded by the coding sequence ATGGACAGGAACCTTGAGGCACTTTTCAGGCCGAAGAGCATCGCCGTCATCGGCGCTTCTGAGAAGCCAGGCAAGATTGGCTACGCCGTCATGAAGAACCTCGTGGAGTACGGCTACGAGGGCAAGATCTACCCCGTGAACATCAAGGGCGTCGAGATAGAGATAAACGGGAAGAAGTTCAAGTCCTACAGGAGCATTCTTGACGTTCCGGACGAGGTCGATATGGCCGTCATCGTCGTGCCGGCCAAGTTCGTCCCGCAGGTCGTTGAGGAGGCCGGCAAGAAGGGCGTCAAGGTTCTCCCGATCATCAGCTCGGGCTTCGGCGAGCTTGGCGAGGAGGGCAAGAAGGTCGAAAGGCAGATAGTCGAGACCGCGCACAAGTACGGCATGAGGATCCTCGGCCCCAACATCTTTGGCGTCGTCTACACTCCCGCCAAGATGAACGCCACCTTTGGTCCCACCGACGTCATGCCAGGCAACCTGGCCCTCATCAGCCAGAGCGGTGCACTGGGAATAGCCCTCATGGGCTGGACCATCCTTGAGAAGGTCGGTCTCTCTGCCGTGGTCAGCGTCGGGAACAAGAGCGACATCGACGATGCCGACCTGCTCGAGTTCTTCAAGGAGGACGAGAACACCAAGGCGATACTCATCTACATGGAGGGCGTCAAGGACGGGAGGCGCTTCATGGAGGTCGCCAGGGAGGTCAGCAAGGAGAAGCCGATAATCATCATCAAGGCCGGAAGGAGCGAGCGCGGTGCCAAGGCTGCCGCTTCCCATACCGGTTCCCTCGCCGGCGCCGACAAGATATACGAGGCGGCCTTCAAGCAGAGCGGCGTTCTGAGGGCCCTCACCATCGGCGAGGCCTTCGACTGGGCCAGAACGCTGAGCAACCTCCCGGAGCCCGAGGGGGAGAACGTCGTCATACTCACCAACGGCGGTGGAATAGGAGTCATGGCCACCGACGCCGCCGAGGAAGAGGGACTTCACCTCTACGACAACCTCGAGGACCTCAAGGTCTTCGCCAACCACATGCCGCCCTTCGGAAGCTACAAGAACCCGGTTGATCTTACCGGTATGGCCGGCGCGGAGAGCTACGAGGGTGCCGTCAGGGACGCCCTTGCCAACCCGAACATGCACAGCATAGCGGTGCTCTACTGCCAGACGGCCGTGCTTGACCCGCGCGACCTTGCGAAGATAGTTATCCGCGAGTACAACGAGAGCGGCAGGAAGAAGCCCCTCGTCGTTGCCATCGTCGGCGGCATAGAGGCCAAGGAAGCAATAGACATGCTCAACGAGGAGGGCATTCCTGCCTACCCGGAGCCGGAGAGGGCGATAAAGTCCCTCGCGGCCCTCTACCGCTGGAGCAGGTGGAAGGCCAAGCAGAGGAGGGAGTGA
- a CDS encoding metallophosphoesterase family protein: protein MLIALVSDIHSNLEALKAVWREVRRADAVLCMGDLVGYGASPNEVVEFVRKQMEKRTFLCVRGNHDNAIAFGAEWGFNPHARQAVRWHQRVMTSENLEFLRRLPVRQLFTDDAGRSYLLIHGSPRAPLDEYLFPWLPEGEFRAVLSYVKQDDLLVGHTHVPMLKIIDGRRIINPGGVGQPRDGDWRAAYALINTEEETSDNLEFHRVEYDVDDAARKILEAGLPRFLAERLYEGY, encoded by the coding sequence ATGCTCATCGCCCTCGTAAGCGACATTCACTCCAACCTTGAAGCGCTGAAAGCCGTTTGGCGGGAAGTCAGAAGGGCCGACGCGGTACTCTGCATGGGCGACCTCGTCGGATATGGAGCCAGTCCGAACGAGGTTGTGGAGTTCGTAAGGAAGCAGATGGAAAAAAGAACTTTCCTCTGCGTCCGCGGCAACCACGACAACGCGATAGCCTTCGGCGCCGAGTGGGGCTTCAACCCCCACGCGAGGCAGGCTGTAAGGTGGCATCAGCGCGTGATGACGAGCGAGAACCTCGAGTTCCTCAGGCGCCTTCCGGTAAGGCAACTCTTCACCGACGATGCCGGGAGGAGCTACCTCCTGATCCACGGCTCCCCCCGGGCCCCTCTGGACGAGTACCTCTTTCCCTGGCTCCCGGAAGGGGAGTTCCGCGCCGTTCTGAGCTACGTTAAACAGGACGATCTCCTGGTCGGCCACACTCACGTCCCGATGCTCAAGATAATCGACGGAAGGAGGATAATAAACCCCGGCGGCGTTGGTCAGCCCCGCGATGGGGATTGGAGGGCCGCCTATGCACTTATCAACACGGAAGAAGAGACTTCCGACAATCTTGAATTCCACCGCGTTGAGTATGACGTTGATGATGCCGCCAGAAAGATACTGGAGGCGGGACTTCCCCGCTTCCTTGCGGAGAGGCTCTACGAAGGATATTAA
- a CDS encoding PRC-barrel domain-containing protein, producing the protein MVKIMASKLRDVELITDTGVRLGWVYDLSFDEETGDILVIVAEPDEDLDTSEFVTDHEGLLLVPISAVKSIGEVIIIDSTKLAVKSKLRRPPSPKPSE; encoded by the coding sequence ATGGTCAAGATAATGGCTTCCAAGCTTAGGGACGTCGAGCTCATAACCGACACCGGTGTAAGGCTCGGCTGGGTCTACGACCTCAGCTTTGACGAAGAAACCGGCGACATTCTCGTCATAGTTGCCGAACCGGACGAAGACCTCGACACGAGCGAGTTCGTCACCGACCACGAGGGACTCCTCCTCGTCCCGATCAGCGCGGTCAAGAGCATAGGCGAGGTAATAATAATTGACTCCACCAAGCTCGCGGTCAAGTCCAAGCTGAGAAGGCCGCCCTCACCGAAGCCCTCCGAGTGA
- a CDS encoding CDC48 family AAA ATPase, which produces MIFGKDEERYEKIKLRVAEALKRDVGRGIVRFDRKYQKQLGVEPGDIVELIGERTTAAIVANPHPDDRGLDIIRMDGYIRRNAGVSIGDYVTVAKAEVQEAKKVVLAPAQKGVFIQIPGDMVKQNLLGRPVVKGDLIVASSRSETYYGGSPFDELLRGLFETMPLGFGELKFVVVNTNPKGIVQITYNTEVEVLPQAVEVREEAIPEVTYEDIGGLSDAIQKIREMVELPLKHPELFERLGIEPPKGVLLYGPPGTGKTLLAKAVANEANAHFIAINGPEIMSKFYGESEERLREIFKEAEENAPSIIFIDEIDAIAPKREEVVGEVEKRVVSQLLTLMDGLKGRGKVIVIAATNRPDALDPALRRPGRFDREIEVGVPDKQGRKEILQIHTRSMPLEPDYDRETVLRVLRELARRKAFDEKALRKLTERVERARSEEEIKEILKSESEIYPEVRARLIDRMLEEIADKTHGFVGADLAALAREAAMVVLRRLINEGKISPEQERIPPEVLQELRVRKADFYEALKMVDPSALREVLIEMPNVRWEDIGGLDEVKQELKEAVEWPLKYPKAFQRLGIEPPRGVLLYGPPGTGKTLLAKAVATESEANFIGIRGPEVLSKWVGESEKRIREIFRKARQAAPTVIFIDEIDAIAPARGMEGDRVTDRLINQLLTEMDGIERNSGVVVIAATNRPDILDPALLRPGRFDRLILVPAPDEKARLEILRVHTRRVPLAKDVNLRELAKKTEGYSGADLEALVREAALLAMRRAIAELPEELVEEESEEFLERLKVSRRDFEEALKKVRPSITPYMVEYYRSFEENRKKVEGRKGGPDYYTF; this is translated from the coding sequence ATGATATTTGGAAAAGATGAGGAGAGGTACGAGAAGATTAAGCTCCGCGTCGCCGAGGCCCTGAAGAGGGACGTAGGAAGGGGGATAGTACGCTTCGATAGAAAGTACCAGAAGCAGCTTGGAGTCGAGCCTGGAGATATCGTCGAGCTGATCGGGGAGAGGACTACAGCAGCGATAGTTGCAAACCCCCACCCGGACGACCGCGGGCTGGACATCATCAGAATGGACGGCTACATCAGGCGGAACGCTGGAGTGAGCATAGGAGACTACGTCACCGTCGCCAAGGCCGAGGTGCAGGAGGCGAAGAAGGTTGTCTTAGCCCCGGCCCAGAAGGGGGTCTTCATTCAGATACCCGGCGACATGGTGAAGCAGAACCTCCTCGGAAGGCCGGTCGTTAAGGGCGACCTCATAGTGGCCAGCAGCAGGAGCGAGACCTACTACGGCGGCTCGCCCTTCGACGAACTGTTGAGAGGGCTCTTCGAGACGATGCCCCTCGGCTTCGGCGAGCTGAAGTTCGTGGTCGTGAACACGAACCCCAAGGGCATAGTCCAGATAACCTACAACACGGAGGTTGAAGTCCTCCCCCAGGCGGTTGAAGTCCGCGAGGAAGCTATCCCCGAGGTCACCTACGAGGACATCGGAGGTCTAAGCGACGCGATTCAAAAAATCCGTGAGATGGTCGAGCTTCCCCTAAAGCACCCCGAGCTCTTCGAGCGCCTTGGAATAGAGCCGCCAAAGGGAGTTCTCCTCTACGGTCCGCCGGGAACGGGTAAGACGCTCCTCGCCAAGGCGGTGGCCAACGAAGCCAACGCTCACTTCATAGCCATCAACGGGCCGGAGATAATGAGCAAGTTTTACGGTGAGAGCGAGGAGCGCCTGAGGGAGATATTCAAAGAAGCCGAGGAGAACGCGCCGAGCATCATCTTCATAGACGAAATTGACGCTATAGCCCCCAAGAGGGAGGAGGTTGTCGGTGAGGTCGAGAAGCGCGTTGTGAGCCAGCTTCTCACGCTGATGGACGGCCTCAAGGGACGCGGAAAGGTGATAGTCATAGCCGCCACCAACAGGCCCGACGCCCTCGACCCGGCCCTGAGAAGGCCCGGGCGCTTTGACAGGGAGATCGAGGTCGGCGTTCCGGACAAGCAGGGAAGGAAGGAGATACTCCAGATACACACGAGGAGCATGCCGCTCGAGCCGGACTACGACAGGGAGACCGTGCTGAGGGTGCTGAGGGAACTCGCCAGGAGGAAGGCTTTCGACGAAAAGGCCCTCAGAAAGCTGACGGAACGCGTCGAGAGGGCCAGGAGCGAGGAGGAAATCAAGGAGATACTCAAGAGCGAGAGCGAGATTTACCCCGAGGTCAGGGCGAGGCTCATCGACAGAATGCTGGAGGAGATAGCGGACAAGACCCACGGCTTCGTTGGGGCCGACCTCGCGGCTCTGGCAAGGGAAGCCGCTATGGTCGTGCTCAGGAGGCTCATCAACGAGGGCAAGATAAGCCCGGAGCAGGAGAGGATTCCTCCCGAAGTTCTTCAGGAGCTCCGCGTTAGGAAGGCGGACTTCTATGAGGCCCTCAAGATGGTGGACCCAAGTGCGCTCAGGGAAGTGCTCATCGAGATGCCCAACGTCCGCTGGGAGGACATAGGCGGCCTTGATGAGGTCAAGCAGGAGCTGAAGGAGGCGGTAGAGTGGCCGCTCAAGTATCCAAAGGCCTTCCAGAGGCTCGGAATTGAGCCGCCCAGGGGGGTTCTCCTCTACGGCCCGCCTGGAACCGGTAAGACGCTCCTCGCCAAGGCAGTGGCGACGGAGAGCGAGGCCAACTTCATCGGCATTCGTGGGCCGGAGGTTCTGAGCAAGTGGGTGGGTGAGAGCGAGAAGAGGATAAGGGAGATATTCAGGAAGGCTCGCCAGGCGGCTCCGACGGTGATATTCATCGACGAGATCGACGCAATAGCCCCAGCGAGAGGAATGGAAGGCGACCGCGTCACCGACAGGCTCATCAACCAGCTCCTCACCGAGATGGACGGCATAGAGAGGAACAGTGGTGTCGTTGTGATAGCGGCAACGAACAGACCTGACATACTAGACCCGGCTTTACTGAGGCCTGGAAGGTTCGACAGGCTCATACTCGTTCCGGCACCCGATGAGAAAGCGAGGCTGGAGATACTCAGGGTCCACACCAGGCGCGTGCCTCTGGCCAAGGACGTAAACCTCCGCGAGCTGGCGAAGAAGACCGAGGGATACTCCGGTGCAGACCTGGAAGCCCTTGTAAGGGAAGCCGCCCTGCTGGCGATGCGCAGGGCGATAGCGGAGCTTCCGGAGGAGCTGGTCGAAGAGGAGAGCGAGGAGTTCCTGGAGAGGCTGAAGGTCTCGCGGAGGGACTTCGAGGAGGCCCTCAAGAAGGTCCGCCCGAGCATAACCCCCTACATGGTGGAGTACTACCGCAGCTTCGAGGAGAACAGAAAGAAGGTGGAGGGCAGGAAGGGAGGGCCAGACTACTACACCTTCTGA
- a CDS encoding molybdenum cofactor synthesis domain-containing protein has product MAFLKVVPLEKALEVIDSFPLEPETEKVPLSEALGRVLAEEVVSPVDVPPFDRATVDGYALRAEDTFMASEGEPVRLRVVGEVNAGDFPDFELKPGESVYISTGAPLPRGADAVIQFEDVDREGDEVIIYKPAYPGLGVMKAGADIPKGRPLLRKETKLGFKETALLSAVGIFEVPVFRKPKVAVISTGNELVLPGEELKPGQIYDINGRAIADAVRELGGEAVFLGIARDDRESLKALIEKGVECCDIVLLSGGASGGIRDLTSSIIEELGEVKVHGIAIQPGKPTIIGLINGKPVFGLPGYPTSCLTNFTLLVAPLLRRLLGRESEVRKVKKRLAHKVFSVKGRRQFLPVRIDGGKAVPILKGSGAVTSFIDADGFIEVPENVEILEAGEEVEVTFFG; this is encoded by the coding sequence ATGGCGTTCCTGAAGGTCGTTCCCCTCGAGAAGGCTTTGGAGGTAATCGACTCATTTCCCTTAGAGCCGGAAACCGAGAAGGTCCCCCTGAGCGAAGCCCTCGGCAGGGTTCTTGCTGAGGAGGTAGTTTCCCCAGTAGATGTCCCGCCCTTCGATAGGGCGACTGTGGACGGCTACGCCCTTAGGGCAGAGGATACCTTCATGGCGAGCGAGGGCGAGCCGGTGAGGCTGAGGGTCGTCGGTGAGGTGAACGCCGGTGACTTCCCCGACTTCGAGCTCAAGCCGGGCGAGAGCGTTTACATATCCACCGGTGCACCCCTTCCGAGGGGAGCAGATGCGGTTATACAGTTCGAGGACGTGGACAGGGAAGGGGACGAGGTAATCATTTACAAGCCTGCTTATCCTGGTCTCGGTGTCATGAAGGCCGGGGCGGACATTCCGAAGGGCAGGCCCCTCCTAAGGAAGGAGACAAAGCTCGGCTTCAAGGAAACCGCCCTCCTCTCCGCCGTTGGGATTTTTGAGGTCCCCGTTTTCAGGAAGCCCAAGGTGGCGGTGATAAGCACCGGCAACGAGCTCGTTCTCCCGGGGGAGGAGCTAAAACCTGGCCAGATTTACGACATCAACGGCAGAGCAATAGCCGACGCCGTGAGGGAGCTTGGAGGTGAAGCCGTTTTCCTAGGCATAGCAAGGGACGACCGCGAGAGCCTCAAGGCCCTCATCGAGAAGGGAGTCGAGTGCTGTGACATCGTCCTCCTCAGCGGTGGCGCGAGCGGTGGGATCAGGGACCTCACCAGCTCGATAATCGAGGAGCTCGGGGAGGTGAAGGTACACGGCATAGCGATTCAGCCAGGAAAGCCGACGATAATAGGCTTAATCAACGGAAAGCCGGTCTTTGGCCTGCCCGGCTATCCTACGAGCTGTCTCACCAACTTTACCCTTCTCGTTGCACCGCTCCTCAGGAGGCTCCTCGGCAGGGAGAGCGAGGTCAGGAAGGTGAAAAAAAGGCTCGCCCACAAGGTCTTCTCGGTTAAGGGCAGGCGTCAGTTCCTCCCCGTCAGGATAGATGGGGGGAAGGCAGTGCCGATACTCAAGGGGAGCGGGGCGGTCACGAGCTTCATCGATGCCGACGGCTTCATTGAGGTGCCGGAGAACGTCGAGATACTCGAGGCTGGAGAAGAGGTAGAGGTTACGTTCTTCGGCTGA
- the serS gene encoding serine--tRNA ligase produces MLDIKLIRENPDLVKGDLIKRGEIEKLKWIDEILELDRKWRENLRKINTLRKERNQLAVQIGKRKKAGEPIDDLLARSNEIVKQIEELEKEVEELRKKIDYYLWRLPNITHESVPVGESDEDNVPIRFWGKAKVWEGFLESFKEQSLGKMDYEVLSWRPRLHVDMLELLRGADLERAAKVSGSRFYYLMNELVILDLALLRFALDKLIEKGFVPVIPPYMVRRFVEEGVTSFGDFEDVIYKVEGEDLYLIPTAEHPLAGMHANEIIEGKDLPLLYVGVSPCFRKEAGTAGKDTKGIFRVHQFHKVEQFVYSRPEESWEWHEKLIANAEEIFQELEIPYRVVNICTGDLGYVAAKKYDIEAWMAGQGKFREVVSASNCTEWQARRLNIRFRDKTHEKPKFVHTLNSTAIATSRAIVAILENHQTEEGVVKLPKALWKYTGFKEILPASMKERCCEG; encoded by the coding sequence ATGCTGGACATAAAGCTCATTCGTGAAAATCCAGACCTGGTCAAGGGCGACCTCATAAAGCGCGGGGAGATTGAAAAGCTCAAGTGGATAGACGAAATCCTTGAGCTTGACAGGAAGTGGCGTGAGAACCTGAGGAAAATCAACACCCTCCGGAAGGAGCGCAATCAGCTGGCGGTTCAGATAGGCAAGCGCAAGAAGGCCGGCGAGCCGATCGATGACCTCCTAGCGAGGAGCAACGAGATAGTGAAGCAGATTGAGGAGCTTGAGAAGGAAGTTGAAGAGCTCAGGAAGAAGATAGACTATTACCTCTGGCGCCTGCCGAACATCACCCACGAGAGCGTCCCTGTCGGGGAGAGCGACGAGGACAACGTTCCCATAAGGTTCTGGGGCAAAGCCAAGGTCTGGGAGGGCTTTTTGGAGAGCTTTAAAGAGCAGAGCCTTGGAAAGATGGACTACGAGGTTTTAAGCTGGAGGCCGAGGCTCCACGTGGACATGCTGGAGCTCCTCCGCGGTGCTGACCTCGAGAGGGCCGCGAAGGTGAGCGGTTCGCGCTTCTACTACCTCATGAACGAGCTCGTCATACTTGATTTGGCACTCCTACGCTTCGCCCTTGACAAGCTCATCGAGAAGGGCTTCGTCCCGGTCATACCGCCCTACATGGTGCGCAGGTTTGTAGAGGAGGGAGTCACCAGCTTCGGCGACTTCGAGGACGTCATCTACAAGGTTGAAGGCGAGGATCTCTACCTGATTCCGACTGCCGAGCACCCCCTCGCTGGAATGCACGCCAACGAGATAATCGAGGGGAAGGATCTCCCGCTCCTCTACGTCGGAGTGAGCCCGTGCTTCAGGAAAGAGGCAGGAACCGCTGGAAAGGACACCAAGGGGATATTCCGCGTCCACCAGTTCCACAAGGTCGAGCAGTTCGTCTATTCGAGGCCCGAGGAGAGCTGGGAGTGGCACGAGAAGCTCATAGCTAACGCAGAGGAGATTTTCCAGGAGCTTGAGATTCCTTATCGCGTCGTGAACATCTGCACCGGCGACCTGGGCTACGTGGCTGCCAAGAAGTACGACATAGAGGCCTGGATGGCCGGCCAGGGCAAGTTCAGGGAGGTTGTGAGCGCGAGCAACTGCACCGAGTGGCAGGCGAGGCGCTTGAACATACGCTTCCGCGACAAGACCCATGAGAAGCCAAAGTTCGTCCATACCCTCAACTCGACGGCCATAGCCACCTCGAGGGCCATCGTGGCAATCCTCGAGAACCACCAGACGGAAGAGGGCGTCGTGAAGCTTCCAAAAGCCCTGTGGAAGTACACGGGCTTCAAGGAGATCCTGCCCGCGAGCATGAAGGAGCGCTGTTGCGAGGGCTGA